ACTCGGAAAGATAATCAGGTTCATTATCTCCACGGCTGTAACCGAATTTAAACTCTGATACATAACCGCCAACAATACATCTATCAGAACCTATTTTCTTTACAACTTCTTCGATTACTGGCCAGGCATCATAGTGCTTACAATCTATCATAGCAAAAATGTCCGACTGTGCAACCTTGTCAACTGCATCCCAAATAGGAAGTGACTTAAAATAGGGTTCTCCGCTTTTTTCATGGTATTCTCGCGAATGCCCAAGATATGGCTTGTCATTATCCACACAAACATCTAAGTCCATACTTTTTTGTTCGGTAATTGCCTGTTTCAGCAAACTTTCGCTAACAGTCCACGTATGAAAGAATACAAAAGGTTTGGTGGATTGGTTAATTTTCTTAATTATTGACATAACTTGCCTGAAAATTATTTTTAATCCTTTTCTTCCAGCACCTCCGCCTCAAACACAAACAACTTGGTCTCCTTCTCCCTCCAGGCCCCGGCCGGCAGGCCCGCCTTGTGGGCGCAGAGGTAATTCAAGGTCTCCTCCCGGTTCCATCCCTCCTCTGTTGCCACCTGTGGCAAAAACACCCCGGACCGCCCGCCCCGCCGGACTATTATCCCATGCTGTCCGGGAATGAATTCTTCTGGAGAACCTATCTGCCTTTTCGGCGTCAGCACCGAGATCTCGTATTCCAAATGAGGCAGTTCTGCTTCCGCGACCCCGGGAAAGCGCGGATCGTCTACCGCCGCGGCCACCGCCATCTCGGCCACCGCCAGGTACAGCGGCTTGATGCCCTCAATGTACCCGATGCAGCCCCGCAGCTGCCCCTGTTCTTTCAGGGTGACGAAGACCCCGCGCAGCTCGGCCAGTTTTGGAGTCAACGGCGTGAACTTCGGCTTGGGCAGTCCCCTGACCTCGGCCTCGATGGACTGGTGCGCTATCCGAAAAAGCTCCCTTTTCTCTTCCGCCGTCAACCCGTCTTTCATCTCAACCTTTTCAACTTTTAGAACCTTGTTTTATAGAGCCCCGCTGCCAGATACCCCACCACCTGCTCCTTCTCGCCCGTTACATCTCCCGAGGTCCGGTAATCATAAACCAC
The genomic region above belongs to bacterium and contains:
- the amrA gene encoding AmmeMemoRadiSam system protein A, yielding MKDGLTAEEKRELFRIAHQSIEAEVRGLPKPKFTPLTPKLAELRGVFVTLKEQGQLRGCIGYIEGIKPLYLAVAEMAVAAAVDDPRFPGVAEAELPHLEYEISVLTPKRQIGSPEEFIPGQHGIIVRRGGRSGVFLPQVATEEGWNREETLNYLCAHKAGLPAGAWREKETKLFVFEAEVLEEKD